From the genome of Solanum dulcamara chromosome 12, daSolDulc1.2, whole genome shotgun sequence:
TTGGGAATTAGCTTTACGATAAATTTAATTGTATCATGTTGTTTAAGtttattgttaatttttttttataattttgtgtAACGATTAATTTAGTGTGATTGattgttattttaatattttctttttattttgtttttaattattactTAATAATCTTGTTTTATTCTTTATCCTATCTTTTATAATATCTCTACTCCGTATCCTACATTTCTTATaagtttatcattcaaattgtTAAGATGTCACATTATATAACGATATAGAACAATATTATATTCATTATCTATTCaaatattacaacaacaacaacaatatatccaATGAAATatcacaagtggggtctgaggagggtagaatgtacacAATCCTTAACACTATCTCGTGCAGATAGAGAGACTGTTCTCAAAACACCATCGGCTCAAGTGCAGCAAATCCAGGTACAAAGAAAAAGAGGACAGTTAAGAAATATAGCTGATAACAAGAAGATAGTGTAAGGTCTACTAGAAGagagcaaaaacaacaacataatgCGATGCTCAAAACACAATACAGAACATACTAGGATATATTAATGAAAACAAGAGCTACAATACGACAACTAGTACTATGAGAAACACCAATCACCTAAGCAAGCCGACTACACTACCTACTAATATTCAACCATAATACGAGTTCTACACACCATCCTATCTAAAGTCATGTTCTCGATAACCTGTAGTTGTATCATATCATGTCTTTTTACCTTTCTCCAATACTTATTCAGcttacctctacctctcctCGAACCCTCTATAACTAACCTCTCGCACCTTCTCACTAGTGCATCTAcgcatctcctcttcacatgtccaaaccatttCAATCTTACTTTTCTCAACTTATCCACCGCAGAGgccactctcaccttctcccgaatatCCTCATTCATAATCTTATCGTTTTTAATATGGccatacatccatctcaacaatTCAATATATACATGATACATAGTAAAACAATATGTAACATCCATCTCAACAATGTGTAAGAGACACCCTACTAACATCAACTGGTAACTTATAACTAACTATgctaagtttttttaaaaaaaataatttcgaAATCTCTAGTTAAATGTCAATAAtcttatcattttttttgtcaaattagtggttgggaaaagaaaaatgaaagttCAAGTAGTATTGAATATTTAAGATTCCCAATTAACCTTATCAATCACATCACATTATAGggatgttttaaaaaaaaaatctaaacatCATACTCAATGAGAAGAAAATGAATATATAAAACTAACACGAGATTCAGCCAGTTGGCAATTCACTTATGTGTAAAATTGTTTAAACAAAATATATAGTACTATTTAAAAATAACAGAAAAAAcacaaaggaaagaaaaaactaattgttataaaatattctatatCTGAACAAATTTTAACGGAGAGAATAAGGAAACGGAAGGGAAACAGAGAAAGGGAAAACAAGGAAGAAATATAACGAAgcagaaaatgttttttttctctACATCCGTTCATGCCAATATGACATGTTTATATAGGAGTAATTTAGTGGGATGCCCACTttcagtgggccccacttcatttaaaaacataagtgGACATTCCACTtacttaacactcccccttggatgtccacgtgtaatgtgcctctataaaaaaaacactttacaagaaataaaatacatagttattgtgtctcgttaaaaacTTTcctaggaaaaacccagtgggaaaaaaaaaacctagtgaaggaaaaaaaatacacacatatggtaatacgccttgaatgctgcctcattaaaaaccttaccaggaaaacccagtgggacaaaaccttggttaaggaaaaaagagtgcagcgcgtattttactccccctgatgaaagcttcatttgatattttggagacggcgcattccaactttatatcttaatttctcaaaagttgatgtaggtaatgcctttgtgaataaatctgcaagattatcacttgaacgaacttgttgtacatcaatatcaccattcttctgaagatcatgtgtgaagaataattttggtgaaatatgtttcgttctgtctccttttatgaagccacctttcaattgagctatgcacgcggcattgtcttcgaatataattgtgggtactttgacatcattttccaggccacatctttctttgatgaactgtatcatcgatctcaaccacacataTTTTCTACTTACTtcgtgaattgctattatttcagcatggtttgaagaagtagcaacaatggactgctttgtagatcgccatgatatagcagttcctccgtgtgtaaatagatagcctgtttgagatcgggctttatgtgggtccgataaataacctgcatctgcataaccaataaggtctgcgcaacctttgttagtataaaacaaacccatatcaatcgtacccttcaggtatcgcaaaatgtgtttgataccgttccaatgccttcgcgttggggaagaactataccttgctagcaaattaacagaaaatgttatatcaggcctagttgcgttagcaagatacataagtgcaccaatagcactgagatatggtacttcaggactaagaatttcttcatcctcttctggaggtcgaaattgatctttttccacttcaagtgatcgaacaaccattggagtacttaatggatgtgcattgtccatgtaaaatctttttaagattttctcagtgtaggcagattgatggacaaaaactccgtctgctaaatgttcaatttgcagacctagacaaagttttgtctttccaaggtctttcatttcaaattctttctttagatattcaattgccttttggacctcttcaggggttccaatgagatttatgtcatcaacataaacggcgagtataataaactctgattccgttttcttaataaaaacacatggacaaataacatcattaatataaccttcatttattaagtactcacttaggcgattatatcacatacgccctgattgtttcagaccatataatgatctttcgAGTTTTATATActtcccgagactttttacatgcttcaggcaattttaatccttctgggattttcatgtaaatttcattatcaagtgaaccataaaggtaagctgtaaccacatccattaggtgtatttcaagatttttatgtacagctaaactgatgagatatcgaaatgttattccatccataattggtgaatatgtttcttcatagttgactcccggtctttgagaaaatccttgtgcaacaaggcgtgccttgtatcttacaatttcatttttctcatttcgttttcgcacaaaaacccatttatagccaactggttttacacctttaggggtttggactacaggtccaaaaacctcacgtttagcaagtgagtctaattctgattgaattaccttttgccattctggccaatcacatctacgtcgacaatcttcaacggatttaggttcaagactttcactatcttgcatgaggttaattgcaacattatacgcaaaaacattatccaccgtaatttttgatcgatctaaatttatctcatcaccggtagaacttattgaaagttcttcattcacttgagtatcgggttcactgatttcttcaggaatatcaggattactcaaaccttgaccttcttcaggaagttcctgtgtagtatcatctttattatttcttacgcttctttttctaggatttttatcctttgaacctaacggtctaccacgcttctggcgtgtttgagatttagaagctatgatacttgtagatggtccttttgggacatcaattcggataggtacattcactgcagggatatgtgacttagttatccgtttcaaatcagtaaatgcatctggcatttgatttgctattttctgtaagtggatgatcttctggacctcctgctcacatgtgcgggtgcgtggatcaaaatgtgatagtgatgaaacttttcacgcaatttctttttctttttcgggttcctttttctctccccctaatggcgggaaaattgtttcatcaaaccgacaatctgcaaatcgagcagtgaataaatctccagtcaacggttcaaggtatcgaattatggatggtgagtcaaacccaacatatatgcccaaccttcgttgagggcccatttttgtacgttgtggtggtgctacaggcacgtatactgcacaaccaaaaattcttaaatgggctatatttggttcatgaccaaatactaattgtgacggagaatatttattataatgtgtcggtctgagacgtacaagtgctgctacatgtaagatagcatgaccccaaacagtaattggcaattttgttttcattagtaaaggtcttgctatcaattgtaggcgctttataaatgactctgcaaggccattttgagtatgaacatgagcaacaggatgttcaatttttatcccaattgctaagcaataatcattaaaagcttgggatgtaaattcttcagcattatcaaggcgaatggccttaattggataatctgagaattgcgcccttaatcttattatttgtgctaacaactttgcaaatgccaggttgcgagatgataataagcacacatgagaccatctagatgatgcatctattaggaccataaaatatctaaacaatccactaggtggatgaataggtccacatatatctccatgtatacgctctaaaaaaccaggagattcgatgccaaccttcagggtcgatggtctggcaattaatttgccttgataacaagcagcacatgaaaattcatcatttgtaagaatcttctggttctttaacggatgtccagttgaattttcaagaattcgtctcatcattattgatccaggatgacctattcgatcatgccatagcacaaatgtatttggatcaataaacttctggtttacgatcatatgtgcttcaattgcactaatttttgcataatataggccagatgacaaagttggtaatttttccaaaatatatttttggcctgagacactcttggttataccaagatattcaatatttatttcatttagtgtctcaacatgatatccatttctgcggatatctttaaaacttaacaagtttcttggggacttagaagaaaatagtgcatcttctataacaatttttgttcccttaggcagaattatagtagctcttccggagccttctatcatttttgaattaccagaaattgtagtaacattagcttttcttctaagtaaattggaaaaatatttctcgtctttaaatatagcatgtgttgttccactatcaattacacaaatatcctcgtgatttatcattgatccaaacaagatttgacgcatttccatattttcttcacaaagaaagaaagtaaatattataataaatacataatttattatacaaaattttattttattacatggatctagaaaaatataaacataatatttaataaatacaacaacaaagagaattgtttaaatattatctgGCTTATCAACATTtatatttacttctggaaaattaaagaaatcagctacatccagatgcatgggctcaatattgtcctcagagataaaatttgtctctggattattttctgccctctttaacgatgcctgatatagctgaaccaatcgttttgatgaccggcaaattcgcgaccagtgccccacacctccacatctatgacatattgtttctgaattattcttcggtaaagcttctggctttttaccctgccttttatattgctggttatttctcggtgccagccgagcatcataattaaaatttcttctttgactacgaccacgaccacgaccacgactggggcaatggcctctttctcgttggttagaatttgcctgattcacttcagggagtggcaaagaaccaactggccgactatcatgatttttcattaatagttcattatgtctttcagcaataagaaggtgagaaagtaattcagaatattttttaaagcctttttcgcgatattgctgctgcaggagcatattcgcgggtggaaatgtggagtatgttttttcaagtttatcttgttccgtgatttcatctccgcataaagttaactgagctataattctaaataaagcagaattatattcagttatatttttaaagtccatcagtctcagatttaaccagtcataacgtgcttgtggaagcatgaccaacttcaggtggtcatacctttcttttaaatttttccacaatttcaagggatcttttaatgtaagatattgtaatttaagaccctcgtcgagatggtggcggaggaaaatcatagcttttgcacggtcttgactagatgccgtgttatcgtctttgatggtgtctgccagacccatcgattcaagatgaatttcgacatctagtgcccatgaggagtaatcttttccagagatatccaaagcaacaaattcaatttttgaaatatttgccattttatgaaaataaatttaaataaaactcttaccactttttgttaccttgaaaaattagccggagcctcgtgctgataacgtgttataaaatattctatatATGAACAAATTTTAACGGAGAGAATAAGGAAACGGAAGGGAAACAGAGAAAGGGAAAACAAGGAAGAAATATAACGAAgcagaaaatgttttttttctctACATCCGTTCATGCCAATATGGCATGTTTATATAGGAGTAATTTAGTGGGATGCCCACTTTCAGTGGGATGCCCACTttcagtgggccccacttcatttaaaaacataagtgGACATTCCACTTACTTAacactaattaaattattttccaTGCTTATAGTCCTTTTTTGGTTTCCTACCCGATATCGAATGTCTATATTGAAGCCTTGATTAAATTTGTGCATTGCAAATCTCATTCAAGAATGACATTTTCAACAAAATTTGCTCCATATCTATGCTTATCGTATGATTCCAAGTATCTCAATATTCTATCAGAGAGAATTAAACTTAATcgtatatgatatgagtatgaTATCAATATATTGAATGAatatcatagataattaattcataatagTGATACTGATAATATGCTGACATTATGTAtggaataaaaaaagaaaaagtgagATAAGCGGATAAATAATTTGGTTCTCTGGTTTATTAAGCGTTGGATTcatatttgataaataatttcataatttgtccatttttttgtgttttgttTTTACCAAATAAATACAGATATTCACCAAATTTTTGTTAAAATTCACAATTGTCTCTTCTTCTTccctcctctctctctctctctcgaaCCTTACTTGTTCCAGTTTCTCTCTCTAcctatacatacatatatatactctCTGTATATGCAATctctgtttcttcttctttgattCTGATTTCTAGTCCGGTTTTTGTTTCGGTTCCCTTCTTCGTTTTTTTTTGATTGACGAAGTTTTTTTGTTAATGGAGATGATAATGGAGGATTCGTGTTTGCTTTCGTTGATTTCTGAGGTTTCTTCTGGAAGATTCGCTGTGAAAAATCGAATAGCTACACGGTTCACGAAGATACCTATAATACCGAATACGCCTCGATGTTGTAAGTTTAGGGTTTGTTAAATCTTCTGCTAGGGTTGGTTACATTTTACTTTTTATCTCTTTTGTTTCTCACTGAATCAAGctgaatttgaagaatttggtGTGGAATTTCGTAAAGGTTGTTGCGAATTTGAGTTTGGTATTTTGGGGGAAATTGATCATTCGGAATTACCGAATTCTGAATTCTCTGTTTGATAATTCTGCATAATTCGTGTGAAGTAGTTCTTTCGTTGTTGTATTTCATGCGAAAATTCTAAAGAATTTAGTAGCGTTTGGTGATTTCTGTGATTATATGGACAATATTGAAAATCTGGTAAGAGATCTGTTGGTTTTTGTTTTTCAGAGTACTGTTAGAAAGATTTAAGAGACTTGTTTTTGTTGATCATTTTCAAGAAGTTGTTCTCTGAGTTGAAACTGGAAAATTGGTTTGTGGACGGATTGAATGGCGGGTAGGCAATTAGATTTCCCTAAGACGAGTGGTGGTAATTTGAAAGAGCAATTAGTGAGGAGAACTTTGCAGAATGTGAGGTCTCAAGGGCACATATACGTTGAGCTTAGAGAGGATGGGAAGAGGCTAGTCTTTTTCTGCACGCTATGTCATTCTCCATGTTATAGCGATTCTGTTCTGTTTAATCATTTGAAAGGTATTCTCCATACTGAAATGCTCGCTGCTGCTAAAGCCACATTGTTGAAACCTAATCCTTGGCCCTTCAATGATGGTGTACTTTTCTTTAATGATCCGGAGCAAGATAAGCACTCACCTGCTGTGAATGTTGGGAAAAGCAGGCTGGTTGACACTTTTCTTGCAGATGAAAATAGCCTTGCTATTGTTGAATATGATGACAACTTGAGACGTGATGGGGATGGACATGTTTCCCAGGATGATGAATACTGCCTGCTGGATAGTGAGTTTACTGATAATGGAGAGAGTGATAACTTGGTTATTCCGGATGTGTTGTGGAAAGATGAATTATCTGATCTAGAAGTGAAGCTTATTGGTATTGGAAAAATCGCTGCCCGGCTTAGTGTACGTGACATTGACTCAAAAAGCATTCGTAGAATATGGTGTGAATGGTTGGCAAAGAAGGATTCTGATGATGTCGATGCCTCTGTGGTTCCAGATCATGACTTTGCGGTTATTACATTTCCTTATAACTATAATTTGGGTAGGAAGACATTACTTGATGACAGATTTTTGCTCCCCTCCAGTCCTTATTCAGAATCTGAGGAAAACAGTGGTGCTggaaagaggaagaggaagtCATTTTCAGACCCAGAGGATATCAGTGAGTCTCTTAGTAATCAATGTGATTCGTCCGGAGAAGAATCTCAATCAACAAATAACTCAAATCTGAAACTGATATTGGGAACACGTGATGATCA
Proteins encoded in this window:
- the LOC129876700 gene encoding uncharacterized protein LOC129876700, which encodes MAGRQLDFPKTSGGNLKEQLVRRTLQNVRSQGHIYVELREDGKRLVFFCTLCHSPCYSDSVLFNHLKGILHTEMLAAAKATLLKPNPWPFNDGVLFFNDPEQDKHSPAVNVGKSRLVDTFLADENSLAIVEYDDNLRRDGDGHVSQDDEYCLLDSEFTDNGESDNLVIPDVLWKDELSDLEVKLIGIGKIAARLSVRDIDSKSIRRIWCEWLAKKDSDDVDASVVPDHDFAVITFPYNYNLGRKTLLDDRFLLPSSPYSESEENSGAGKRKRKSFSDPEDISESLSNQCDSSGEESQSTNNSNLKLILGTRDDQLVNSRIISSKTMRRELRKQQRVASERLCDICQQKMLPGKDVATLLSRKSGKLMCSSRNLSGAFHVFHVSCLIHWILLCELETYKPVDEPKMGTKAKRRSKRKTGNKRSAKVKKDEIKAARQIYSVFCPECQGTGISIEEGDELEKPIVSLSEVFRHKIKLSDARKEWMKNPEVLQNCSTGFDLPPEHDDLLQEYVSPLKLLHFYRANV